The sequence CGCGCTGGCGGAAGAATATGGGGCACAGGTAGCGCTTTTATCCGGCGACGATGTGTTCGCCGAGGAAACTGCGCCGCGTTTTCCCGGCGCACGTTTTGTCGTCACCAAGAGCGCGACGGGCCAGTCGAGCGGTGTCACGCAGTCGCCGGCGAATGCGCGCGAGGCGATCGAAACGGCGGCGCGCGAAGTGGTCCGTCAACATCTCGACGGTGGCCGCGCGCCGCAGGCCACGCGTGCGGCGGTGCAGCCGGTTGCGTGCGAACTGCGCGTGCAGACCAGCGCGCTCGCCGATCTGTTCTGCCAATGGCCGACGCTTACACGCGTCGACGCGGTCACGTTGCGTTTCGACGCGGCGTCGGCGGAGCACACAGTGCGTATGCTGAACTGCCTGTCCGCGATGTCGTTCATGCTGCGCTAGCCGGGCAGCCCGCGCTACGGTTGCGCGCAAATCACGTGCGGCCATTTTCAACTCGTTTACGGATTGCTGCCGACTGTAAAGAAGTACACGCAGCGCACACGTTCGGTGAGGACGCGGTACTCTCTGTTTTCCAAAAAGTACCGTCTTTCTCACTGAGCGGAGTACAGCATGGGTAAGCAGACTATCGCGGATTATCTGGCCAAAACCCTGGCGGCAGCAGATGTCGAGCGGATCTGGGGCGTGACGGGCGACAGCCTGAATGGCCTGTCGGACAGCTTGCAGCGGGTCGGTTCGATTCGCTGGATGCACACGCGTCACGAAGAGGTCGCGGCCTTCGCCGCCGGCGCCGATGCCGCGGCGACCGGCAAGCTCGCCGTCTGCGCGGGCAGTTGCGGTCCCGGCAACCTGCATCTGATCAACGGTCTCTACGACTGTCACCGTAATCATCAACCTGTGCTCGCGATCGCCGCGCACATTCCTTCGTCGGAAATCGGTCTCGGCTACTTTCAGGAAACGCATCCGCAAGAGTTGTTCAAGGAGTGCAGCCACTTCGTGGAGCTCGTGACGAATCCGTCGCAGTTTCCGCGCGTGCTGGAGCGCGCCATGCGCACCGCGATCGAAGAGCGCGGCGTCGCGGTGATCGTGCTGCCGGGAGATGTTGCGCTCAGCGACGCACCCGACATCACGCCGGCATGGTCCGGCACGCTGGAACGTTCGACGCTGACGCCATCCGAGCCCGATCTCGCCCGTCTCGCCGATCTGCTGAATCAGGCCGGCGCGGTGACGCTGCTGTGCGGCAGCGGCTGCGAGGGCGCGCACGACGAAGTGGTCGCGTTCGCCGATCAGCTCGGCGCGCCGACCGTGCATGCGTTGCGCGGCAAGCAGTTCGTGGAGTGGGACAACCCGTTCGACGTCGGCATGACGGGGTTGATCGGCTTCAGCTCCGGCTATCACGCGATGATGTCGTGCGACACGCTCGTGATGCTCGGCACCGACTTCCCGTATCGCAACTTCTATCCGTCGCACGGCTCCGTGGTGCAGATCGACCGGAACGGCTCCGCGCTCGGCAAGCGCACGCCGTTGAAGCTGGGTCTGGTCGGCGACGTCAAGGCGACCTTGCAGGCGTTGCTGCCGAAGCTCCAGCGCAAGACCGACCGGGGCTTCCTCGATAACGCGCGCAAACACTATACGGAAGCACGCAAAGGGCTCGACGATCTGGCGCGTCCGTCCGCGCCGGGGCGCGCGATTCATCCGCAGTACCTCGCCAGCATCATCGACAAGGTCGCGAACGAAGACGCCGTGCTGACCGCCGACGTCGGCACGCCGACGCTCTGGGCCGCGCGCTATCTGACCATGAACGGCAAGCGCAGTCTGCACGGCTCGTTCAATCACGGCTCGATGGCGAACGCGATGCCGCAGGCACTCGGTGCGCAAGCCGCCGAGCCGGGCCGTCAGGTAATTTCGCTATCCGGCGACGGCGGGCTGTCGATGCTGCTCGGCGATCTGCTCACCGCGCGTCAGCTCAATCTGCCGATCAAGGTCGTGGTGTTCAACAACAGCGTGCTCGGTTTCGTCGCGATGGAGATGAAGGCCGGCGGCTATCTGGAAGCTGGCACCGATCTCGCGACCACCGACTTCGCGGCGATTGCGCGCGGCGCGGGCATTTACGGTGTTCGTATCGAACTGTCGGAGAACATCGAACCGGCGCTGCGCGAAGCCTTCGCGCATCCGGGACCGGCGGTGATCGACGTGACGACCGCGAAGCACGAACTCGCGATGCCGCCGAAGATTCAATGGGCGCAGGCGAAGGGCTTCAGTCTTTATATGCTGAAGGCGGTGCTGAACGGACGCGGTGACGAGATCGTCGAATTGGCGACGACGAATCTGCGCTGAGGTGGTGAGGCGCTGAGTTGCTGAGTTGCTGAAGTGCTTTGCGACCGCTAATGCGCGGTCGGATTGCGAAAGAAGTTAGCGTATGCACGGCCACGCTGCCGCGCATACGCACGCACCACGCGTTAGCCGCTACTGCTGCCGGCTCAATTCCCGCGCCGCGCGATCGATCACGTCGGCAATCGCACCCGCATGCGACACCGGCGCGAGATGGCTCGACGCCATCGGCACGATCTTCGCGCCCATCCGGTCGGCCATGAATTTTTCGACGTCCGGCGACACGGCGCGGTCTTTCGTCGTCAACACATACCACGACGGTTTTTCTCTCCACGCGACATGACTGACCGTTTCGCTGAACGCCTTTGCGGCGATCGGCACTTGCGCGGTGGCGAGTACGCGCGTGAGATTCTCGGGTACGTCGGCGGCAAAGTCCGCATGATATTTGGTGCGATCGAGCCACAGAAAACCGCTCGCATCCGGAATGATGGCCTGCGCCGCCGGCATCGGCTGGGCGCGCTTCATCAGGTCCTGGGTCGATTCGTGAAGGTCCGGCGCAATCGCCGCGATGTACACGAGACCCGCTACATTCGGCGCATTCGCGCCCGCCTCGGTGATCACGACGCCGCCCCACGAATGGCCCACCAGCATGGTCGGTCCGTCCTGACGCGCGAGCACGCGGCGGGTCGCGGCGACGTCATCCGCTAGGGACGTCAGCGGGTTTTGCACCGAACTCACGTGATAACCCTTCTGCTGCAATTTGGCGACCACGCCATTCCAGCTCGACCCGTCGACGAACGCGCCGTGCACCAGCACGATGTTGCGCACGGGGCCGGTCATCGGCGCGGCGGGCGGCGTGGGCGCAGCGGCGGTGGGTGTGGGAGCAGGGGCTTGCGCCGCAGGCGTGGGCGGCGTCATGGGGGGCTGGGCTGCGGGCAAAGCGGGCGCTTCGGGCGCGCTGGCTTCCATGCCGGGCTCGTCGGCGGGTTCGGGAGAGGGCGCCATGTTGGGTGTCGCCATGGGCGCCTCGGCAGGCGCCGCGGTTTGGGCGAGTACGCCCGTCCCCGTGAAACAGAGACACAAAGCAGCGGCGCAAAGCAGGCGTTTGGGCAACATGTTGAATCTCCGGAGGCGGGAACCTCGACTAGGCGACCATACAGAAGCCCCAGGCCAGTGACAATCCCTAACCGCGCCGTTAAGTGCGGCGCTGAACGAAGCGCGGGTTGGTCCCAGTATTTGACTTATATCGGCCACGGTAAAATTTCCGGTTCTGCCCGGCAGGGACCATAAGTCCGATCGGGCGATCGATATCCATACACTGGGGCGCAATGTTGAATAGTGCACAGCAGCAAGACGGCCTGAAGCGCGGGCTGAAGAATCGCCATATCCAGTTGATCGCGCTGGGCGGCGCGATCGGCACCGGCTTGTTTCTCGGCTCCGCCAGCGTGTTGCAGGCAGCGGGCCCGTCGATGATTCTCGGCTACGCGATCGGCGGCATCATCGCGTTCATGATCATGCGGCAGCTCGGCGAAATGGTGGCGCAGGAACCGGTGGCCGGCTCGTTCAGCCACTTCGCGTACAAGTATTGGGGCGATTTTCCCGGCTTTCTGTCGGGCTGGAATTACTGGGTGCTGTACGTGCTCGTGAGCATGGCCGAGCTGACCGCGGTCGGCACCTACGTGCATTACTGGTGGCCAGGTGTGCCGTCGTGGATCTCGGCGCTGGTGTGTTTCGTCGCGATCAACGCGATCAATCTTGCCAACGTCAAGGCGTATGGCGAGACCGAATTCTGGTTCGCGATCATCAAGGTGGTCGCGGTGATCGGCATGATCGTGTTCGGCGGCTATCTGCTGTTCAGCGGTCACGGCGGCCCGCAAGCGTCGATCACCAATCTGTGGAGCCATGGCGGCTTCTTCCCACACGGCTTTCACGGCCTCTTCATGATGCTCGCGGTCATCATGTTCTCGTTCGGCGGGCTGGAGTTGATCGGTATCACGGCAGCCGAGGCCGATCAGCCGCAAAAGAGCATTCCGAAAGCGGTGAATCAGGTGATCTACCGGATCCTGATTTTCTACATCTGCTCGCTGACGGTGTTGCTCTCGCTGTATCCGTGGAATGAAGTGGCGGCCGGCGGCAGCCCGTTCGTGATGATCTTCTCGCAGATCGGTTCGACGCTGACTGCGAACGTGCTCAACGTGGTGGTGCTGACGGCGGCGCTGTCGGTGTACAACAGCGGCGTGTATGCGAATAGCCGCATGCTCTACGGTCTCGCGGAGCAGGGCAATGCGCCGCGCTCGCTGATGAAAGTCGACCGTCGCGGCGTGCCGTATATGGCGATCGGTTTGTCGGCGCTCGCCACGTTCACCTGCGTGATCGTCAACTATCTGATTCCCGCCGAAGCGCTCGGTCTGCTGATGGCGCTGGTCGTTGCCGCGTTGGTGCTGAACTGGGCGCTGATCAGCCTGACGCATCTGAAGTCGCGCAAGGCGATGGTGGCGGCGGGCGAGACGCTGGTGTTCAAGTCGATCTGGTTCCCGGTTAGCAACTACATCTGCCTCGCGTTCATGGCGCTGGTGCTCGTGATTCTGGCGATGACGCCGGGGCTGTCGGTATCGGTGTGGCTCGTGCCGGCGTGGCTGGTGGCGATGTGGGTCGGCTATCTGTTCAAGCGTCGGCGCGCGGCGCTGCAGGGCGGGGCGCGAGTGGCCGGGCAATAAGGCAATAAGGAGCAGAGCGATGGAAGCGAGCCGAGATCTCGAACAGTTGCTGCGTGACATGACGCCGGTCGTTGCTGCACCGGCTTATGTTTTCTGTAGCTTTGCCGATCGCCGTCTGCCGGCGGGCGTCAATGCGGTCTGTCTGTTCAACGAAGCCGAAGGTCTGACGGCGATTCTCGATCAGTCGGATGCCGATCGCCTCGGCATCGCCTACGACTTCACCGCGCGCATGATTACGTTGACGGTTCATTCGGATCTTGCCGCGGTGGGTTTTCTGGCCGTTATCTCGACGAAGCTGGCGCAAGCGCGAATCGCGTGCAACGTGGTGTCGGCCTTCTATCACGACCATCTGTTCGTGCCGGCCGAGCGTGTCGATGACGCGATGAACATATTGCGTGCGTTGTCGGCGCCGTTGGGCGCGGCAGAAGCATAAACACGCGCGCATAAAAAAACCCGCGAAGCTTTATGCTCTCGCGGGTTTTACTCAAACTAGCTGGTCAAACTCGAATTCGATTTGGTGCCCAGGGCCGGAATCGAACCGGCACGCCTTGCGGCGGGGGATTTTGAGTCCCCTGCGTCTACCAATTTCACCACCTGGGCAGGTCTTGCAGCACACGCGTCAGAAACATGGCGCGCGGCGAAGACGCAGATTATGGCAAAAAATCGGACGACGGGCAAGCCGGTTGCTCGATTCGAGCCGCGATGCCGTCAAACCGTCCGCGAAAATCGTTCGAGTGTCTGCTGGCCGAGGTAGCGATCGAACACCATCGCGATGTTGCGCACCAGCATGCGTCCGGCCATTCGCACTTCGAGCTTGCCGGCGCCGAGCGTGACCAGTCCATCGTCCTCGAAACCGCGCAGACGCTCCAGCTCGGGCTCGAACGTGTCGGCGAAGCGAATGCCGTAGGCCGCTTCGAATTCGTCGAAGCGGAGTTCCAGATTGCACATCAGTTGCGTTATTACGTCGCGGCGCAGACGGTCGTCGGCAGTGAGGCGCACGCCGCGTGTGATCGCGAGCCGGCCTGCGTCGATCGCCGCGGCGTAGCCGGGCAGGTCCTTGATGTTCTGCGCGTAGACATCGCCGACCTTGCCGATCGACGACGCACCGAAGCCGATCAGATCGCATTCCGCGCGCGTGCTGTAGCCCTGGAAATTGCGGTGCAAGGTACGCTGCGCCTGGGCGCGCGCGAGCTCGTCGGTGGGTAGCGCGAAGTGATCCATGCCGATGTACACATACCCTGCGCCGGTCAGGCGCTCGACCACCCGCTGCAGGATCGCGAGCCGCGCTGTCGGTGACGGCAGCGTGGCCGGGTCCATCTGCCGTTGCATCTTGAAGATCTGCGGCATATGCGCGTAAGCGAACACCGAGAGGCGATCCGGCGCAAGTTCGAGCATCGTGTCGAGCGTGCGGCTGAAGCTCTCGACCGTTTGATGCGGCAGGCCGTAGATCAGATCGACGCCGATCGAATGAAAGCCGGTTTCGCGCGCGGCTTGCATGACCGACGCGGTCATGTCGAGCGGCTGAATGCGGTTGATGGCCTGCTGCACGACCGGATCGAAATCCTGCACGCCGAGGCTGAGCCGGTTGAAGCCGAGCTGGCGCAAATGCGCGATCGTATCGGGCGATGCCTCACGCGGATCGACTTCGATCGAATACTCGCCTTCGGCTTCGGGCAGCAGCGCGAAGTGTTCGCGCGCGGCGGCCATCAGCTCCGCCATTTCGTCGTGCGACAGGAAGGTCGGCGTGCCGCCGCCTAAATGCAGTTGCGACACCGGACGTCGCGTGTCGAAACAGGCGGCTTGTAACGCCATCTCGCGCTTCAACTGGT is a genomic window of Paraburkholderia bryophila containing:
- a CDS encoding amino acid permease, coding for MNSAQQQDGLKRGLKNRHIQLIALGGAIGTGLFLGSASVLQAAGPSMILGYAIGGIIAFMIMRQLGEMVAQEPVAGSFSHFAYKYWGDFPGFLSGWNYWVLYVLVSMAELTAVGTYVHYWWPGVPSWISALVCFVAINAINLANVKAYGETEFWFAIIKVVAVIGMIVFGGYLLFSGHGGPQASITNLWSHGGFFPHGFHGLFMMLAVIMFSFGGLELIGITAAEADQPQKSIPKAVNQVIYRILIFYICSLTVLLSLYPWNEVAAGGSPFVMIFSQIGSTLTANVLNVVVLTAALSVYNSGVYANSRMLYGLAEQGNAPRSLMKVDRRGVPYMAIGLSALATFTCVIVNYLIPAEALGLLMALVVAALVLNWALISLTHLKSRKAMVAAGETLVFKSIWFPVSNYICLAFMALVLVILAMTPGLSVSVWLVPAWLVAMWVGYLFKRRRAALQGGARVAGQ
- a CDS encoding M55 family metallopeptidase produces the protein MKVLISADIEGVAGVFHPEQTRAGNGEYEAARRWMTLEANAAIEGAFAGGATQVWVNDSHGGFRNLLPDLLDPRALVVLGKPRTLGMMAGLEYGAALVFMIGYHAKSQTRGILAHTINSFAFARVSLNGVEVGEAGIYGALAEEYGAQVALLSGDDVFAEETAPRFPGARFVVTKSATGQSSGVTQSPANAREAIETAAREVVRQHLDGGRAPQATRAAVQPVACELRVQTSALADLFCQWPTLTRVDAVTLRFDAASAEHTVRMLNCLSAMSFMLR
- a CDS encoding alpha/beta fold hydrolase, which encodes MLPKRLLCAAALCLCFTGTGVLAQTAAPAEAPMATPNMAPSPEPADEPGMEASAPEAPALPAAQPPMTPPTPAAQAPAPTPTAAAPTPPAAPMTGPVRNIVLVHGAFVDGSSWNGVVAKLQQKGYHVSSVQNPLTSLADDVAATRRVLARQDGPTMLVGHSWGGVVITEAGANAPNVAGLVYIAAIAPDLHESTQDLMKRAQPMPAAQAIIPDASGFLWLDRTKYHADFAADVPENLTRVLATAQVPIAAKAFSETVSHVAWREKPSWYVLTTKDRAVSPDVEKFMADRMGAKIVPMASSHLAPVSHAGAIADVIDRAARELSRQQ
- the hemN gene encoding oxygen-independent coproporphyrinogen III oxidase; protein product: MTTAETLFRPDLLAKYSANGPRYTSYPTALQFRDEFDPADYLRAAADPGAATTDLSLYFHIPFCDTVCFYCGCNKVATKNRAHARPYLDQLKREMALQAACFDTRRPVSQLHLGGGTPTFLSHDEMAELMAAAREHFALLPEAEGEYSIEVDPREASPDTIAHLRQLGFNRLSLGVQDFDPVVQQAINRIQPLDMTASVMQAARETGFHSIGVDLIYGLPHQTVESFSRTLDTMLELAPDRLSVFAYAHMPQIFKMQRQMDPATLPSPTARLAILQRVVERLTGAGYVYIGMDHFALPTDELARAQAQRTLHRNFQGYSTRAECDLIGFGASSIGKVGDVYAQNIKDLPGYAAAIDAGRLAITRGVRLTADDRLRRDVITQLMCNLELRFDEFEAAYGIRFADTFEPELERLRGFEDDGLVTLGAGKLEVRMAGRMLVRNIAMVFDRYLGQQTLERFSRTV
- a CDS encoding ACT domain-containing protein, which encodes MEASRDLEQLLRDMTPVVAAPAYVFCSFADRRLPAGVNAVCLFNEAEGLTAILDQSDADRLGIAYDFTARMITLTVHSDLAAVGFLAVISTKLAQARIACNVVSAFYHDHLFVPAERVDDAMNILRALSAPLGAAEA
- the poxB gene encoding ubiquinone-dependent pyruvate dehydrogenase; the encoded protein is MGKQTIADYLAKTLAAADVERIWGVTGDSLNGLSDSLQRVGSIRWMHTRHEEVAAFAAGADAAATGKLAVCAGSCGPGNLHLINGLYDCHRNHQPVLAIAAHIPSSEIGLGYFQETHPQELFKECSHFVELVTNPSQFPRVLERAMRTAIEERGVAVIVLPGDVALSDAPDITPAWSGTLERSTLTPSEPDLARLADLLNQAGAVTLLCGSGCEGAHDEVVAFADQLGAPTVHALRGKQFVEWDNPFDVGMTGLIGFSSGYHAMMSCDTLVMLGTDFPYRNFYPSHGSVVQIDRNGSALGKRTPLKLGLVGDVKATLQALLPKLQRKTDRGFLDNARKHYTEARKGLDDLARPSAPGRAIHPQYLASIIDKVANEDAVLTADVGTPTLWAARYLTMNGKRSLHGSFNHGSMANAMPQALGAQAAEPGRQVISLSGDGGLSMLLGDLLTARQLNLPIKVVVFNNSVLGFVAMEMKAGGYLEAGTDLATTDFAAIARGAGIYGVRIELSENIEPALREAFAHPGPAVIDVTTAKHELAMPPKIQWAQAKGFSLYMLKAVLNGRGDEIVELATTNLR